Proteins encoded by one window of Thermobaculum terrenum ATCC BAA-798:
- a CDS encoding helix-hairpin-helix domain-containing protein: MSDQSNRFSRITDHISVLIISVSMVLLVMLAKPKPEKVANVITQPTLPPTPSTVTVHILGAVSKPGVYTLPARSRVVDVVKMAGGFTTRADTMSVNLAQILRDEMQVIVPFKAPGSKLGSNNGQSALNPTHSSGSAAQEPQVAPININTATKEQLEELPGIGPSKAAAIIEFRQKHGPFNSLEDLLDVPGIGPSTLENIKSMVVFR, from the coding sequence TTGTCCGATCAATCTAATAGATTCTCGCGGATTACCGACCATATATCTGTTCTTATAATCTCGGTTTCTATGGTGCTGCTCGTCATGTTGGCAAAGCCCAAACCGGAGAAAGTTGCTAACGTGATTACCCAACCAACTTTGCCCCCTACTCCATCTACTGTGACGGTGCACATACTAGGAGCTGTAAGTAAACCTGGAGTCTACACCTTGCCCGCTAGAAGCAGAGTTGTGGACGTAGTGAAGATGGCAGGTGGTTTTACAACGAGAGCCGATACTATGAGCGTAAATTTAGCTCAGATACTACGTGACGAGATGCAGGTTATAGTACCTTTCAAGGCTCCTGGTTCCAAGTTGGGTAGTAATAATGGACAGTCAGCACTTAATCCAACTCATTCCAGTGGTTCTGCTGCCCAAGAACCACAAGTAGCACCTATAAATATCAATACAGCTACTAAGGAACAGCTGGAAGAGCTACCAGGCATTGGCCCAAGTAAGGCAGCTGCGATCATAGAGTTTAGGCAAAAGCATGGACCATTCAATAGCCTTGAAGATCTTCTCGACGTGCCGGGTATAGGCCCTTCGACACTGGAGAACATTAAGAGCATGGTCGTATTCAGGTGA
- a CDS encoding ABC transporter ATP-binding protein: MEYVIETNNLTKIYNNKIKAVENLNLRVRAGEIYGFLGPNGAGKTTTLKMLLGLIKPTSGSARILGKVPGTPDSLSLLGSLVESPAFYPYLSGRDNLRVIADYSGAPRSRIDEVLDIVGLKDRANDKFKGYSLGMKQRLGVAATLLKDPQILILDEPTNGLDPKGMAEMRELIRNLGQGNRTVLLSSHLLNEVEQICDRVGVIQQGRLIAEGTISELKGSGALLVRATPSDLALSMLRSLDYVEKIEERDGALLISTDPSMAAEINRLLVQSGVAVSELHPTSQSLEEVFLNLTEVNEEQVV, translated from the coding sequence ATGGAATACGTAATAGAAACAAACAATCTAACCAAGATCTACAACAACAAGATCAAGGCTGTCGAGAACCTCAACTTGAGGGTAAGAGCGGGTGAAATATATGGATTCTTAGGTCCTAACGGTGCCGGCAAGACAACTACCCTAAAGATGTTATTGGGACTCATCAAACCTACATCAGGTAGTGCCCGCATATTAGGAAAGGTACCGGGAACACCTGATTCCTTATCCTTACTAGGTTCACTAGTGGAATCGCCGGCTTTCTATCCATATCTATCAGGACGGGACAACCTTCGCGTTATCGCAGACTATAGTGGCGCTCCTAGATCACGAATTGATGAAGTCCTAGACATAGTAGGGCTGAAGGATAGAGCTAATGACAAATTTAAGGGCTACTCCCTAGGAATGAAGCAGCGATTAGGTGTAGCCGCTACGTTGCTCAAGGATCCGCAAATCCTTATACTCGACGAGCCTACGAATGGCCTTGATCCCAAAGGTATGGCAGAGATGAGGGAGCTAATACGCAACCTGGGTCAAGGTAACCGCACCGTACTGCTATCAAGCCACCTATTGAATGAGGTGGAACAGATATGTGACAGAGTAGGTGTTATCCAGCAAGGACGGCTTATAGCCGAGGGAACCATTTCTGAACTAAAGGGCTCTGGAGCTCTGCTCGTCCGAGCCACCCCATCCGATTTGGCCCTTAGTATGCTAAGGAGCTTGGACTACGTAGAAAAGATAGAAGAGAGAGATGGCGCATTACTCATCTCTACCGACCCCAGCATGGCAGCCGAAATCAATAGGCTTCTTGTACAGTCGGGAGTGGCAGTAAGCGAGCTGCATCCCACTAGTCAAAGCCTTGAAGAAGTCTTCCTGAACCTAACGGAAGTTAACGAAGAACAGGTAGTTTAG
- a CDS encoding ABC transporter permease has protein sequence MIGSFRAELIKLYKRPAIWILALVTVVSTLFWLLIYWIIKITPQEAQTTQSDATFTQLVSPGNTLGLALTSISGFGGAIALILGAMTVGGEYGWNTWKTVLTQKPTRSQVFLGKLLGAASVVAVYTLISIATAYLDTFIVMQIEGIKADWPSIAELIRAIGAGLLIMGAWTSIGIFLATLFRGTALAVGLGLIYSLALETIMQLVAQSVSQVREFVKILIGINASQVSSTFGQQLGDNSVPGSVLSVSTDRAVITLILYVVILGGLSVILFRRQEQT, from the coding sequence ATGATAGGGTCATTTAGAGCAGAGCTCATTAAGCTTTATAAGAGACCGGCTATATGGATACTGGCTCTTGTAACAGTAGTAAGCACACTTTTCTGGCTGTTAATTTACTGGATAATAAAGATTACCCCTCAGGAAGCACAAACCACCCAGAGCGATGCGACTTTTACCCAATTGGTTTCTCCTGGGAATACGCTTGGGTTAGCTCTGACCTCCATCTCTGGCTTTGGGGGAGCGATCGCCCTCATCTTGGGAGCAATGACGGTAGGTGGCGAATACGGATGGAATACCTGGAAGACTGTGTTAACGCAGAAACCCACAAGATCACAAGTCTTCCTTGGTAAGCTGCTAGGTGCAGCATCAGTCGTAGCCGTATATACACTCATCTCTATAGCTACTGCTTACCTGGACACATTCATCGTAATGCAGATAGAGGGAATCAAAGCCGACTGGCCATCTATAGCTGAGCTTATAAGAGCAATAGGGGCAGGATTGCTAATCATGGGAGCCTGGACATCAATAGGCATTTTCCTTGCAACCCTCTTCAGAGGAACAGCCCTGGCCGTAGGACTTGGACTAATCTACTCACTTGCACTCGAGACAATAATGCAGCTTGTAGCTCAATCAGTTTCACAGGTAAGGGAATTCGTCAAGATACTTATCGGTATCAACGCCAGCCAAGTCAGCTCAACATTTGGGCAACAGCTTGGAGATAATTCAGTCCCAGGATCTGTACTTTCTGTTAGCACAGATAGAGCTGTTATCACACTTATCTTATATGTGGTGATACTGGGCGGTCTTTCTGTGATACTATTCCGCCGACAGGAGCAAACTTAG
- a CDS encoding 3-hydroxyacyl-CoA dehydrogenase family protein has translation MADIVVVGAGTMGRGIAQVFAQAGDKVYLVEVDPRQLSLGLETISENLEKSVQKGRITPEQKQSVLSNIVALPDIRQVPSADLLIEAIYENVEAKLELFSLADELFPSDTIFASNTSSISITRLAASTSREDRFIGMHFFNPVPVMKLVEVVRGLKTSDETCQKIIDEARRLGKEPVVVRDFPGFVSNRVLMPMINEAIFALYEGVASRDDIDKVMKLGMNHPMGPLELADFIGLDVCLYILDVLYEGFRDPKYRPCPLLRQMVAAGKLGRKTGSGFYDYL, from the coding sequence GTGGCAGATATAGTTGTCGTAGGAGCTGGCACGATGGGGCGAGGTATCGCCCAAGTTTTTGCTCAAGCAGGAGACAAAGTATATCTAGTAGAGGTGGACCCGAGGCAACTATCACTTGGATTAGAGACGATCTCGGAGAATCTAGAAAAATCGGTACAAAAGGGTAGGATAACTCCGGAGCAAAAGCAAAGCGTGCTCTCCAATATAGTTGCCTTACCAGACATCCGACAAGTACCTTCAGCTGATCTGCTAATTGAAGCTATCTACGAGAACGTAGAGGCCAAGCTTGAGCTTTTTAGCTTAGCTGACGAACTTTTCCCATCCGATACCATATTTGCATCAAACACCTCTTCAATATCGATAACGCGACTGGCAGCTTCTACCAGTAGAGAAGACAGATTTATAGGCATGCATTTTTTTAATCCAGTGCCTGTAATGAAGTTGGTAGAAGTAGTAAGAGGACTAAAGACCAGCGATGAAACGTGCCAAAAGATCATAGATGAAGCACGTAGACTAGGGAAGGAACCAGTAGTAGTGAGGGACTTTCCAGGCTTCGTGTCAAATAGAGTGTTGATGCCTATGATCAACGAAGCTATATTTGCCCTTTATGAAGGAGTGGCTTCGAGAGATGATATAGATAAGGTCATGAAGCTTGGGATGAACCACCCCATGGGTCCGCTAGAGCTAGCAGACTTCATAGGGTTAGATGTTTGCCTCTATATACTTGATGTCCTCTATGAAGGGTTCAGAGACCCCAAATACAGGCCTTGTCCACTGCTCAGACAGATGGTTGCTGCTGGTAAGCTTGGTAGAAAAACAGGTAGTGGCTTCTATGACTATCTGTAG
- a CDS encoding acyl-CoA mutase large subunit family protein, protein MKVEDGSTYPVDDLQHQADLEEAYKHWLEKTLPESIRRIPERKEHFTSLSGIPIKTIYTPLDTKDIPYNQALGLPGEFPYTRGIHPTMYRSKLWTMRMFAGYGTAEETNRRFHYLLRNGQTGLSIAFDLPTLYGYDTDHPLAEGEFGKCGVAVSSRRDMEILLQGLPLDKVSVSMTINGPAAIIWAMFIAAAERFGYHRSQLRGTLQNDILKEYIAQKEFIFPPEPSMRLVTDTIEFGMKEMPQWNTISISGYHIREAGSTAIQELAFTLSDGFTYVEHALARGLKIDDFAPRLSFFFNSHNDLFEEIAKFRSARRIWAYELRDRYGAKDPRSWRLRFHAQTAGCSLTAQQPENNIVRTTLQALAAVLGGAQSIHTNSLDEALTLPSELAAKIALRTQQIIAEESGVTNTVDPLGGSYFLETLTNEIESSAREYIQKIRDMGGMIEAIKVGFPQREIAESAYRYNQELESGERRIVGVNAYQDDDYSWQPPILEIDPRGEQLQRERLKEIRSSRDKKAWQESLDRLRKAAKTGENLMPPLIDAANADATLGEITDVLRDVFGTYSEQVII, encoded by the coding sequence ATGAAGGTGGAAGATGGTAGCACTTACCCAGTAGATGACTTGCAGCATCAAGCGGACTTAGAGGAAGCATATAAGCACTGGCTTGAGAAAACCCTCCCGGAGTCAATTAGAAGAATACCTGAGCGCAAAGAACACTTTACATCCCTTTCAGGTATCCCAATCAAGACCATTTACACACCTTTAGACACCAAAGATATCCCTTATAACCAGGCATTAGGGCTGCCGGGTGAGTTCCCTTACACGCGTGGTATACATCCCACAATGTACAGGTCCAAGCTCTGGACTATGAGAATGTTTGCAGGCTATGGTACAGCCGAGGAGACTAATCGCAGATTCCACTATCTGCTAAGGAATGGGCAGACAGGACTATCTATAGCGTTCGATTTACCTACTCTGTACGGCTATGATACCGATCATCCGCTGGCTGAAGGGGAATTTGGGAAATGTGGAGTAGCTGTATCATCCAGGCGTGATATGGAGATTCTCCTACAAGGATTGCCCCTGGATAAAGTAAGTGTCTCCATGACTATCAATGGGCCGGCAGCTATAATCTGGGCCATGTTTATAGCCGCTGCAGAACGCTTTGGTTACCACAGATCTCAGCTAAGAGGGACTTTGCAAAACGATATACTCAAGGAGTACATAGCTCAAAAAGAGTTCATTTTCCCTCCAGAGCCTTCGATGCGACTTGTTACAGACACTATAGAATTTGGCATGAAAGAGATGCCCCAATGGAACACAATCAGCATCAGTGGCTACCACATAAGGGAAGCAGGCTCTACTGCGATCCAAGAACTAGCATTCACTCTAAGCGATGGCTTCACCTATGTAGAACATGCTCTGGCAAGAGGGCTGAAGATTGATGATTTTGCCCCGAGACTATCCTTTTTCTTCAACTCACATAATGATCTATTCGAGGAAATAGCGAAGTTCAGATCTGCCCGTAGGATATGGGCTTATGAACTTAGGGATAGATACGGTGCCAAAGATCCTAGGTCTTGGAGGTTGAGATTTCATGCCCAGACGGCAGGATGCTCTCTTACAGCCCAGCAACCCGAAAACAACATAGTACGTACCACGCTACAAGCCCTCGCAGCGGTACTGGGCGGAGCACAGAGCATACACACCAATTCCCTAGATGAAGCCCTCACGCTACCATCCGAACTAGCTGCAAAGATAGCCTTGAGAACCCAACAGATCATCGCGGAAGAGAGCGGCGTGACCAACACTGTAGATCCCCTTGGAGGTAGCTATTTCTTGGAAACGCTTACTAATGAGATCGAATCCTCAGCACGAGAGTACATACAGAAGATAAGAGACATGGGAGGAATGATCGAGGCTATAAAGGTAGGGTTCCCGCAGCGAGAAATAGCCGAGAGCGCTTATCGTTATAACCAGGAATTGGAATCTGGAGAACGAAGGATAGTAGGGGTAAACGCGTACCAGGATGATGACTACAGCTGGCAACCACCTATCCTGGAAATAGACCCCAGGGGGGAGCAACTACAAAGAGAAAGGCTGAAGGAGATCAGGAGTAGCAGAGACAAGAAGGCGTGGCAAGAATCGCTCGATAGACTAAGGAAAGCAGCTAAGACGGGCGAAAATCTAATGCCTCCATTGATCGATGCAGCTAATGCAGATGCTACTCTAGGGGAGATAACTGATGTGCTTAGGGATGTGTTCGGGACTTACAGCGAACAGGTAATAATATGA
- a CDS encoding cobalamin B12-binding domain-containing protein: protein MSEAATSFAYQELPSQEHRIRVLVAKPGLDGHDRGAKVIARALRDAGMEVIYTGLRQTPEMIVEAAIQEDVDVIGLSILSGAHMTLFPRIMELLKENGLEDVLVVAGGIIPAEDVPKLREMGIKGIFGPGSSLREIVEFIRANVNTNRRHIAS from the coding sequence TTGAGCGAAGCAGCAACTTCCTTTGCCTATCAGGAATTACCGTCACAGGAACATCGTATTAGGGTACTTGTGGCCAAGCCTGGACTTGACGGTCATGATAGAGGGGCGAAGGTCATAGCTCGAGCCCTAAGAGATGCAGGTATGGAAGTGATCTACACCGGACTAAGGCAGACCCCTGAAATGATAGTTGAAGCTGCTATCCAGGAAGATGTAGATGTTATCGGACTTTCTATACTATCGGGTGCGCACATGACCCTGTTTCCTCGTATCATGGAACTACTGAAAGAAAACGGCTTAGAAGATGTATTAGTAGTTGCAGGTGGAATAATTCCAGCCGAAGACGTACCTAAACTTCGCGAAATGGGCATAAAGGGAATCTTCGGCCCAGGTAGTAGTTTGAGGGAGATAGTTGAATTCATCAGAGCAAACGTCAACACGAACCGTAGACACATCGCTAGCTGA
- the meaB gene encoding methylmalonyl Co-A mutase-associated GTPase MeaB, which translates to MNSSEQTSTRTVDTSLADRVLKGDRLAVARLISMIEDDAPQARAILSAIYPHTGRAHIVGITGPAGSGKSTITQELIREYRKRGLTVGVVAIDPSSSITGGAILGDRIRMLRMQSDPGVFIRSMATRGNLGGLTKSTRDVVRVLDASGKDVVIIETVGVGQDEVDIAKTAQTIVLVNMPGMGDDVQTIKAGILEIADILVINKADMPGVEELANNLRQMLSLSKPSPGGWKVPIKKTIATTGEGISELVDEIQKHKEYLYNSGEIANRAKSSIESEMILLLQEAVRNYGLIALQYPEVRDLIAKVVNRELEPRAAASTLLNFICSKLSSRS; encoded by the coding sequence TTGAATTCATCAGAGCAAACGTCAACACGAACCGTAGACACATCGCTAGCTGATCGAGTGCTCAAAGGCGACAGACTTGCAGTAGCTCGTCTGATCTCCATGATCGAGGATGATGCTCCTCAGGCCAGAGCTATCCTTAGCGCTATATATCCCCATACAGGTAGGGCGCATATCGTTGGTATAACTGGGCCTGCGGGCTCTGGGAAGAGCACCATTACTCAGGAGCTGATAAGAGAGTACAGAAAGCGAGGGCTCACCGTAGGAGTAGTAGCTATTGACCCATCCAGCTCTATAACCGGCGGAGCTATCCTGGGAGATCGAATCCGAATGCTGAGGATGCAGTCCGACCCTGGAGTATTCATAAGATCCATGGCTACAAGAGGCAATCTAGGTGGACTAACCAAATCCACCAGGGATGTTGTGCGCGTCTTGGATGCCTCTGGCAAGGATGTCGTCATTATAGAAACTGTAGGGGTCGGACAGGACGAAGTGGACATCGCCAAGACGGCACAGACGATAGTCCTCGTGAACATGCCCGGAATGGGGGACGATGTCCAAACAATCAAGGCAGGTATCCTGGAGATAGCGGACATACTAGTAATAAATAAAGCAGATATGCCAGGGGTAGAGGAGCTGGCAAATAACTTAAGGCAGATGCTTTCGCTATCAAAGCCATCACCCGGGGGATGGAAGGTACCCATCAAGAAAACGATAGCGACGACTGGAGAAGGTATATCTGAGTTAGTTGATGAGATTCAGAAGCATAAGGAGTACCTATACAACAGCGGTGAGATAGCGAACAGAGCCAAGTCTTCGATAGAATCCGAGATGATTTTACTGCTTCAGGAAGCAGTTAGAAACTATGGACTGATAGCTCTCCAATATCCTGAAGTAAGAGACCTAATAGCTAAGGTGGTAAATAGGGAACTTGAGCCTAGGGCAGCAGCGTCTACGCTTTTGAACTTTATATGCTCAAAACTTAGCTCCAGATCTTGA
- the bcp gene encoding thioredoxin-dependent thiol peroxidase codes for MVSEGNVAPDFTLPDENGNQVSLSQFRGRKVILYFYPKDDTPGCTTEACGIRDSFPNFEASGAVVLGVSPDSVESHKKFKEKYNLPFTLLADTDHKVAEMYGVWGTKKMYGREFTGVLRTTFLIDEEGKVQKVFKNVKPDVHAQELVEALAS; via the coding sequence ATGGTAAGTGAAGGTAATGTTGCACCTGACTTTACGTTGCCGGATGAGAATGGTAACCAAGTTAGTCTGAGTCAGTTTAGAGGGCGCAAGGTTATACTGTATTTCTATCCTAAGGATGATACTCCGGGTTGTACAACTGAAGCTTGTGGTATAAGAGATAGCTTCCCTAACTTTGAAGCTTCAGGTGCTGTTGTGCTTGGCGTTAGCCCAGACTCTGTAGAGAGCCATAAGAAGTTCAAGGAAAAGTACAATCTGCCGTTTACCCTCTTGGCAGATACAGACCACAAGGTGGCGGAGATGTACGGTGTCTGGGGCACTAAAAAGATGTATGGCCGAGAATTTACAGGTGTTCTTCGCACAACTTTCCTAATAGATGAAGAAGGCAAAGTACAGAAAGTATTCAAGAACGTCAAACCGGACGTGCATGCCCAGGAGCTAGTTGAAGCTCTAGCTTCCTAA
- the larB gene encoding nickel pincer cofactor biosynthesis protein LarB: MDPFADLIASLSTDRDEHAGQLARVDLHRQSRKGVPEVIYAPGKNLEVIFRSMEELLSHSGRVIVSRPSPEIRGEIIARYNPRYHVIGNWSVAVEDPNIPLPVLDATVGIITAGSSDWPIAEEAQLVVRHMGCKIIEARDVGVAGIHRLFPPLREMLGQGVDVIIVVAGMDGALPSVVSGLVDVPVVGIPTSTGYGAGGQGWGALLSMLQTCAPGLSVVNIDNGIGGGAVAGMIARQVSKARRANSSNGK; encoded by the coding sequence ATGGATCCATTCGCTGATCTTATTGCTAGTTTAAGTACCGATCGTGATGAGCATGCAGGTCAACTTGCTCGAGTTGATCTGCATCGTCAATCGCGTAAGGGCGTGCCCGAGGTTATATATGCTCCTGGTAAGAATCTTGAGGTGATATTTAGGAGTATGGAGGAGCTTCTTAGCCATTCGGGTAGAGTCATAGTCAGCAGGCCATCACCTGAGATCAGAGGGGAGATAATTGCACGATACAACCCTAGATACCATGTTATTGGTAATTGGTCAGTAGCTGTTGAAGACCCCAATATTCCCCTGCCGGTATTAGATGCTACAGTGGGGATAATCACAGCTGGCTCGTCTGATTGGCCTATAGCTGAGGAAGCTCAGTTAGTAGTTCGACACATGGGATGCAAAATTATAGAGGCTAGAGACGTCGGTGTCGCAGGTATACATAGGTTATTCCCTCCTTTGCGTGAGATGTTAGGTCAAGGAGTAGATGTTATTATAGTTGTAGCTGGTATGGATGGCGCTCTACCCTCTGTTGTCTCGGGACTGGTAGATGTTCCTGTAGTGGGTATTCCCACATCTACCGGATATGGAGCTGGTGGACAGGGATGGGGGGCACTACTATCTATGCTTCAGACCTGTGCTCCTGGACTATCAGTGGTCAACATAGATAACGGAATTGGTGGAGGCGCCGTCGCAGGAATGATAGCTAGACAAGTTTCTAAAGCAAGGAGGGCAAATTCTAGCAATGGTAAGTGA
- a CDS encoding phosphatase PAP2 family protein — translation MSERTSGGRIGEPIGRLSNKGYLIAMTIYMLVVSAFTFKAGGFLRLDTVLLFMLIGGIIIGGGRTFLRDWVPFVVLFLAWQMLAGYADNVGFKAHNESLVRAERFIGFGHIPTVVLQEHLYVPGKIHWYDIMATTFWAFHFVLPILYAFMLWVNRRGLYWKFVNSLLFLSFAGFLTYMLFPAVPPWLASYWGTIPQKIYLIRDIVLSQLHFGGMSLSMLIKHGNPNYVAAMPSLHAAYPTLVFVFSLFHWRKFAPIALLYCFGLWFSIVYIGDHYVIDTLAGIAYAVVSFTIVSLIYRYLEKRREKLVLETSQAVEAAG, via the coding sequence TTGTCTGAACGAACTTCAGGTGGGAGAATTGGTGAGCCCATAGGTAGGTTGTCCAATAAGGGCTATCTAATAGCGATGACTATATATATGTTGGTTGTCTCGGCCTTTACCTTCAAGGCTGGAGGGTTTCTCAGACTAGATACTGTGCTTCTCTTTATGCTCATAGGTGGGATAATTATAGGCGGAGGGCGTACTTTCCTTCGTGACTGGGTGCCCTTTGTTGTGCTCTTTCTGGCCTGGCAGATGTTGGCTGGTTATGCAGATAATGTGGGATTCAAGGCGCACAATGAAAGCCTTGTAAGAGCTGAGAGGTTTATAGGTTTTGGTCATATTCCCACTGTAGTGCTGCAAGAGCATCTCTATGTGCCTGGAAAGATCCACTGGTACGATATAATGGCAACTACCTTCTGGGCCTTTCATTTTGTGCTCCCCATTCTGTATGCGTTCATGCTTTGGGTAAATAGAAGAGGCCTGTATTGGAAGTTTGTCAATTCCCTATTGTTCCTTTCTTTTGCGGGATTCTTGACCTACATGCTATTTCCAGCTGTGCCTCCTTGGTTGGCATCCTATTGGGGAACTATTCCTCAGAAAATCTATCTGATTAGGGATATAGTACTGAGTCAGCTTCACTTTGGTGGTATGTCCTTATCTATGCTGATCAAGCACGGTAACCCCAATTATGTAGCTGCTATGCCTTCTTTACATGCTGCCTATCCCACGCTGGTGTTCGTATTTAGTTTGTTCCATTGGAGGAAATTTGCACCTATAGCTCTCCTGTACTGCTTTGGCCTGTGGTTCAGTATCGTATACATAGGAGATCACTACGTTATAGACACTCTCGCAGGCATCGCTTATGCAGTAGTCTCTTTCACAATTGTCTCGCTTATTTATCGATACCTTGAGAAAAGACGAGAGAAACTAGTCTTAGAGACATCACAAGCTGTGGAGGCAGCGGGCTGA